The following are encoded in a window of Platichthys flesus chromosome 11, fPlaFle2.1, whole genome shotgun sequence genomic DNA:
- the LOC133964451 gene encoding E3 ubiquitin-protein ligase rnf146-like, translating into MASCGEVDHSVSSLPSSKKGSNSGGGSGNSADSSCSGSSTSSPALPVPECAICLQSCVHPVQLPCHHVFCFLCVKGASWQSKRCALCRQEVPDDFLERPTLLSPEELKASAGGRGGTASDHAWYYEGRNGWWQYDERTSRELEDAFSKGKKTAEMLIAGFLYVADLENMVQYRRNEHGRRRKIKRDVLDIPKKGVAGLRFDTEGVTGALGAAGRENSADGADTTVAGAQQPVTGISSTLTALPAAARPPTSLGGQPGTSTSPSVEDALSQLQISPRPTLSHERPEPGEGEEEDEEEEASPSRSSDPLTSVDESGSGDWSDDEEEEDEEEEGGDGEPAEPREDRPQRQRLNPEDRDPPGAESSSLSSSSNGRSRMPDGQCTVTEV; encoded by the coding sequence ATGGCTAGCTGTGGGGAGGTAGACCACTCTGTGAGCTCGCTTCCATCCAGTAAGAAAGGCAGCAACAGTGGTGGTGGAAGCGGTAACAGTGCAGATTCCTCTTGCTCTGGCTCCAGCACCTCATCCCCAGCCCTGCCTGTACCGGAGTGTGCCATCTGTCTGCAGAGCTGCGTCCACCCAGTCCAGCTGCCATGCCATCATgtcttctgtttcctgtgtgtgaagGGAGCATCCTGGCAGAGCAAACGCTGCGCTCTCTGCAGACAGGAAGTACCTGATGACTTCCTGGAGCGGCCTACACTGCTCTCTCCTGAGGAGCTGAAAGCATCGGCGGGAGGTCGAGGTGGCACAGCGAGCGATCACGCCTGGTATTATGAGGGCCGTAACGGTTGGTGGCAGTATGACGAGCGAACCAGCCGCGAGCTGGAGGACGCTTTCTCCAAGGGCAAGAAAACAGCTGAAATGCTCATTGCTGGTTTTTTGTATGTAGCTGACTTGGAGAACATGGTGCAGTACAGGCGCAACGAGCATGGTCGTAGACGGAAGATTAAGAGGGACGTTTTGGATATCCCCAAAAAGGGTGTGGCTGGACTGCGTTTTGACACTGAAGGTGTTACAGGAGCCCTTGGGGCAGCAGGTCGAGAAAACTCTGCTGATGGAGCTGATACCACAGTAGCAGGTGCACAACAGCCAGTTACTGGTATCTCCTCTACTTTAACTGCCCTTCCAGCCGCAGCCAGACCTCCTACCTCCCTTGGAGGTCAGCCTGGCACCAGCACTAGCCCTTCTGTGGAGGATGCTCTCTCCCAGCTGCAAATCAGTCCCAGGCCCACACTATCTCACGAGCGGCCTGAACCtggggaaggagaagaggaagatgaggaggaggaggcctcaCCCTCCAGGTCCTCTGATCCTCTCACATCTGTGGACGAGTCTGGCTCCGGAGACTGGAgcgatgatgaggaagaggaggatgaagaagaggaagggggagatggagagccTGCAGAGCCCCGGGAGGATAGGCCGCAGAGGCAAAGACTGAATCCAGAGGACAGAGACCCTCCAGGCGCAgagtcttcctctctctcgtcCAGTAGCAATGGCAGGTCCAGAATGCCTGATGGCCAGTGTACAGTGACTGAAGTGTGA